In Tachysurus vachellii isolate PV-2020 chromosome 7, HZAU_Pvac_v1, whole genome shotgun sequence, the DNA window GGTTTAAATCAACTTTTGGGTCATTAGTTGTTGCTTGGATGATTGCATGATACAGACAGTTCTGATTGGAAGAGTTCACAGTTTCTCGTGAACCATCAGGGCGTATGATAGAAATGTGGCCACTTTGTGGTGTGTCTTTACCCATAACCTTGTCATTCAGATTACTCAATATTCCTCTTGATCTGTATGGcacaaacacattaatttaAACATGCACAAGCACAATAAGGCATATAACGGACTAACAAAAATATTCTGCAGTGTTTTCCATACAATAAAGATTGAACTCACCCTGGAGAAGTCTGAGGTGTTTTTGTCAGCACAAGATTGATATTACCAGCTGCTGGGTCAGTTCCTGGGTAATTCTCATATGTAAGAAGGTTTCCTTTATGATCTACTACACTTAAGCAAATTCCTTTTCCATCCAGCAAGTTACTTTTTGTAAGAACAAGAACTTCTAAAGCTGTTGCTGGCTTTTGTTCATCAGTTATTTTAGTAGCAAAACATGTGAGCTGATTCAGTTCTTCTTCATTCACAGATCTTTCCTTGCATTCGGTTATAGATTTCAGATCACGATGATGATGCTGACTGTCAAAGAATCTTTGGGTTTCATGCCTCCCCAGTAAATTACCAACTACTTTTCCAGTAGCAGAGTTTAGTTGTCgagtaaatgtttttgtaaacaaGGAGGTGGCAGACCCAGAAAATTTCTCCACCATGATTTGGGAAAAAACTTCAGAAATTTTATCAATGAAATGAATTTTAAGACGTTCGACATCTTCCAGTTTATCCCTTCCATCATTGTCATATGTCTTAAATAAAGCTTCCTCATGCATAGACTTCAAAAGTGCAGGAACAAAATTACAGTCAATGGTCCGTTTAGTAGGAATGGAGTAGTACATTTCATAACCGCTAGTGGACATGCTTGCAGCAGTCAGAAAAATATTGGTATGAGGTCGGTGTGCAACATGCTCTGCTGATTTGTCCCATACCTGTGAGAGTATGTTAATCACCTGATGTATATGTTTACAGTTTACCAAGAGATCATATATAACACTCTTTGTTTTGACATCCATGTAGTcagtcattttgttttttagggTTTCGCTAATCCTGTAAGAACCAGACCTTTTCTGCAAGGCAGCCTTTGGAATTCCTGAGCTGATGAAATCTGTGAGTGCTCGAACAAActctttattttcatgtaatttTGAACATACAGATTCCTTAAAAGTATTTAGAAATACTTGATGGAATGTCTTTTGGAGTGCAACATCGATGCCTGTGTTCAAAGCAGTGTTTACTCCTTGAATTGCCAATTCCTGAACAGCATATTTAGAGGAATGTTTCAAAGTTGGTTTGACTGCAGTCCATGTGAGATTTTTCATTGATGACACCATTGATTTGGTGGATTTACATGctgaaacaaacatgtttttacCTGATTTCAGGGCATTACATGCAACACTTTTTAGGGATGTGGTGCCATTGAGAATATTACTTGCAGCATTTTTCACAGCAGAGAATGATCTTTTGAGAACACTGAATCCCCCACAGACCAAAGAGATTCCTATACTTATTGCTTTAGATATCGCCCACGATGCCCAATCAAATGTGCCATTTATCATACCCATGACTCCATTGATCATATCAGACACGCCTTCTGAGATCAAGCCAAGACCAAATGAGGACATGGAACCAAGTGACAGAGTGCACACCAGAACCCCTGCTACAACCTGAACCACACcaagaaaacaacaaatcagGGCATCAAATGAGAATTTGGGCTTTTGTTTCACCTCAAACACAACTGCAAGGCCATAATTACGAAAGAGGCCGAGTTCACTAGAAGACACAAAATCCTCCTCATTTGATAAACTATAAAGAGTCAAGTCCACAGTTTCGAAGTCTCCACTGCCTGATCCAAGCATGTCAAGTGaatttttgatattttgtttCCATGAGTTAAATAAGTTCATCCTTGCctgcatttgtatttgtaagTTACAGCTGCCACTGTGGTGTGGTTCAAAATCTCGAGTAACAGACAAAGAACAGAAGCTCAATGTTCTGCTTGTTTCAGATATGTAAACATCTAAGGTTTTCTCTGCTTCCTTGAGTAAGGAACATGCCTCACTTTTGTAGCCCTTTTTGGCCAAATTAATGGTAATGTAGGCCTGATTATACAGTGCAACAGCTCTGTAGTAGTTGTCTGAGTCAGAGGCTTTTTTCCAGTAAGTTTTCGCTCCAtagtcacatttatttttgttttgatggtGCAAGGCAGTTCTTCCTAAAGCCTGCTGTATGTGGTCATAAACGTTTTCACTGTGACCTTGTAAAAGTTTGTTACTTGTGTCCTGCAAGTTCTGGATTAAGTCTTCTTTCAGGTGTGTAAGGTCACTGTGTATGTTAATCTGGTCTGTATGAAGTATCAGCCATATACCCCATGATTCCTTCAAAGCATTCAGTGCTGGGTGATAGTCCATCTTATCGTGAAAAGATTCAAAGTAACAATGGacatcttttattttcacttcaaaAATGTCTATcttctgtactgtactataatgCTGGTCAAAGTCACTAAGGAACTGACAAAATGTAGAGAACAGCTCTTCCTTCATTTCAATTTCAGCTAGTTTCTCCTTCTCCATTTCTTTTATTCGATTAACTTCATATTCTTCTCTCAGTTCCCTCATGACTTCAATAGAATGGCCTCGGTAGGCCATGGCCAGACGATCATGGTTCAGTATTACCTGGACCATCCCTGGGGTGCCTTTTCGACCTGTTCGTCCAAACACTTGTTTCTCGACTCTTCGGTTATTGGTGAAGTATGTGAGTAGCACAAAGAGACCACCGCAGCGGTTAACCTCTTCTGTGACCTTAATGTCTGTCCCACGTCCTCCAAGGTTAGTGGTAATAATGATCCGTCCCTTGCCGAACTCCTGGTTCTCAATGTTGTGGCGCTCGCTCATCGTGTACATGGTAACTGAATGTTTAGTTTCTGCTGCAATTTTGTCATTGAGCACATTTGCTGTGTTGACGTCCTCACACACGACTAACACCACCTGTCCTCGTTTAGAGACTTTTGAGACTGTGGCACAAATAGTTTGGATCCACTGGTCAGTACCTCCCCCCACTTGTACTGCAGGCAGCTCAGTAACCTTCTGACGTTGATGAGGTGGTATGACATAGCTATCCGTTTTGTAATGTCTTGCCAGGAAACCCTTGTCTGCATCTCCGCCTAGTGTTCCAGAAACACCAAATATCCCTTTCCCCATGAGATATCTTTTAAAGAAATTTGAATTTGACATGTAGTTTGTCACATTTGATAATGGAGATAAAGTTAGTTGATGCTTCATCTCCAGAAATTGTTGTAGTCCGTCACCCCACCGTTTTCTTTTCTCCAGCATTCCACTAGCCTGAAAGTCCACTGGGATTATTGCATGGTACAGGTGTTGATCATCTTCATCAACATCTAATCCCTGAGCTTTTAGAGATCTCTCAATCATGTATTCTCTGCCTTTGGTCATCTGAATGGCCTTCAGTGCATTCTCAACAAACAGTGGCAGCTGATTTTCCAGGTATTTCTCTAAGAAAGAAGGGATTACAAGTGattctttatcttcttctgaACTACATTGTCGAGAGTATTTAATTTTGGATTTCAACTGGCTAACAGTGGCTTCAATGAGCACATTTTCAGACAGGATCTCACAAGCTTTTCCATTCTCAAGTAGCAGCATGTTGATGTTTTGGtcagtttttgtctttttctctctaaacTGAGTCACTTTTCTTGTTTCTGGCTGATAACTATAACAGTTAAATGCCACCTTGTCCTCCATCCCCATCTCAAGAACATTGAGCAGATCATATTGTTGTTCTATTCCTGTTTTGGCCATGATGGTCTTCCATGCCTCATTTTCAATGTCTCCTTGttccttttctccttcttcatTAATAGATTCCTTCAAATTTTCAAAATCTTCCTCTGAGTAAAAGCCTAATTCAATGCCTGGCAACAGAATTTCCAGTGGTgaaaatttatcatttttatctgaACCAATCATTGCTATCAGGGCAGCTGTGTGAAAACTCTGGACTCTTGTTGCCCACATGGTCTCTTCAGTTTTTTCTACCTCAATTGGGCGACATGCCGATATTATGGCCCAGATGCTTGCTAGGACTTGTTCCAAATGTTGGAGTCCACTGGACTCATGGGACAGAAATGTTATTTGAACTCCGTTATCCAAGGTCATGTAGTCAACCTCATCCACAAGGACCATCTCAAACCTCCTGTCTCCTCGAGTTGTTTTCTTCTCAAACTCTTGTTTCAGTGTATCTGCTGCAAATGTTCCAACAGTACTATACACTACATCTTGTTTGTATGCTCCCTGAGTCAGTTCCTCTAGTTCTTCAGATGAGACATCATTCAGCACTGGAGGAACAGCAGATGAAGTTATGTCGAACATCTTGTAAAGTTTGCTCCATTCCTCTAAATCACGACGGGCGAGTACCGGAGAGCTGGTCACAATGTCCACCTTCACACCACGCATGGCATGGATCACAGCAAGCATGGCTAATATACAAGATTTCCCTTCACCTGTCCCAATTTCAAGAAGACAACCTGTGTTGGTTTTTGATTTTCGAAGCAGGAAAACCACCAGGGCTGCAATTTGGGTTAATCTGGGAAGATATCCTTCAATGACTTTTTCCTCTTTACCCTTTTGAATAGTGACAGCAGAGCACATTTTTACTGCGAGTGACATTTGCACTAGTACACTTTTGAGAACTTGTCTGTCTGGGTTGGTAAAATCCAGTTCTTTAACCATTTTCTTTACACTCTGAATGTCATTTTTATGGAGATGAGTTCTTTTGCATTTTGGAAGCTCTCTTTCCAGATATACCAGAACATCCTCTAGTATTGTCAGGACATTCTCAGGGTAGTTTGAGTTGCGCATTTCACTAATAATAGTATCAGCAttgttttgtctctctgtgtcaacATACCCTTTCAGCCATCTGAGGGGATCAGATTTATCTAAAGCATTGAGGACATTCCCATACTCCAACTTGTAGGTCTGTGCAATGTGAAGTATTGCCTGCACTTGGTCTTTGTCATTCCTGACAACATAACGCATGAaatctgttatttctgctaGTTTCCATGTGTTGTTGAACGCAATGTGACACAGAATTTCTTTACTCTGTGTAGAAAGTTGCATATCAGTTTGAAGAACATTCTGTAAAAGATTAAACGCGAGTGATGGATGATCGTCTTGCAACAGTTCGAGCACATCCAAGAGGAAATCCCGATCATGCTTATGTGTGTGGTCGTTTTCGTCCTCCTCAAAAACTAACTGCAGTACTGTCTCAAGCACTGTCAGTCTATCATGTAGAGGCAAAGTCTCATAACCAACTGCAGTGTCgaaagaaaacacacagctacTGGTCAGGTTGTGTTTCTTACAGTACTCCACCATTAACTCATTTTGTAGGGTTTTCATCCTGTCTTCTAATGTCTCCTCTGAGTCTTCCTCATCAGTTATTTGATATTCACACAGGAGGTCTGAGAATTTCTTCTCTATTTCTGAAacctgtataaaaataataacattaaaataacatgtaaaattttagacaatataaataatatttaactaAGAACAAGACCTGAGAATGGCATTTTAAATCTCTATTACTGATCATTTAATTCTGTTACCTCATCTATTTCAATTTCAGCCTCCAGAGGCTGTTGCATTACGTGAGTTTGGTGATGGAGCTCATGGCCTCTCAGCCTCTGTTTCTCCTTCAGCGTCTCTCTGGCTCGTGAAAGCTTCTCAGCAGCAAGCTCACTTTCCCTTCGAATCTGTTCCTCAATTCTTTTTTCATGTTCAAGCTGGGCCTGTCtcctctgcttctctctttctcttcgtTCCTCTTCCTCTCGTGCATCATCTTCAATTTTCCCTGGTTGACAGGAAATATTCCACATTTACCATCACTCATAAACATGTACtaagaaaataaagatgtttctgtgtttatataaatgttttaaattaaagacACCCCAGACTGAGACTATTCTGGTTCATAAACTATTCTTTCAGAAGCATTACTTAAATGATGCGACACACTGTC includes these proteins:
- the LOC132849137 gene encoding uncharacterized protein LOC132849137 isoform X3; amino-acid sequence: MGNQEGKLTIHNKTQYKWTACMETQEPWPFPDTYLTFTVGGYGRQDVNLIAPIAFLGTYYIKVKYGECSEIECYKNPDLWYMFDPNGDSYFTIRESGDHKQIHLDCNRHYEKKKPTCPNYGKIEDDAREEEERREREKQRRQAQLEHEKRIEEQIRRESELAAEKLSRARETLKEKQRLRGHELHHQTHVMQQPLEAEIEIDEVSEIEKKFSDLLCEYQITDEEDSEETLEDRMKTLQNELMVEYCKKHNLTSSCVFSFDTAVGYETLPLHDRLTVLETVLQLVFEEDENDHTHKHDRDFLLDVLELLQDDHPSLAFNLLQNVLQTDMQLSTQSKEILCHIAFNNTWKLAEITDFMRYVVRNDKDQVQAILHIAQTYKLEYGNVLNALDKSDPLRWLKGYVDTERQNNADTIISEMRNSNYPENVLTILEDVLVYLERELPKCKRTHLHKNDIQSVKKMVKELDFTNPDRQVLKSVLVQMSLAVKMCSAVTIQKGKEEKVIEGYLPRLTQIAALVVFLLRKSKTNTGCLLEIGTGEGKSCILAMLAVIHAMRGVKVDIVTSSPVLARRDLEEWSKLYKMFDITSSAVPPVLNDVSSEELEELTQGAYKQDVVYSTVGTFAADTLKQEFEKKTTRGDRRFEMVLVDEVDYMTLDNGVQITFLSHESSGLQHLEQVLASIWAIISACRPIEVEKTEETMWATRVQSFHTAALIAMIGSDKNDKFSPLEILLPGIELGFYSEEDFENLKESINEEGEKEQGDIENEAWKTIMAKTGIEQQYDLLNVLEMGMEDKVAFNCYSYQPETRKVTQFREKKTKTDQNINMLLLENGKACEILSENVLIEATVSQLKSKIKYSRQCSSEEDKESLVIPSFLEKYLENQLPLFVENALKAIQMTKGREYMIERSLKAQGLDVDEDDQHLYHAIIPVDFQASGMLEKRKRWGDGLQQFLEMKHQLTLSPLSNVTNYMSNSNFFKRYLMGKGIFGVSGTLGGDADKGFLARHYKTDSYVIPPHQRQKVTELPAVQVGGGTDQWIQTICATVSKVSKRGQVVLVVCEDVNTANVLNDKIAAETKHSVTMYTMSERHNIENQEFGKGRIIITTNLGGRGTDIKVTEEVNRCGGLFVLLTYFTNNRRVEKQVFGRTGRKGTPGMVQVILNHDRLAMAYRGHSIEVMRELREEYEVNRIKEMEKEKLAEIEMKEELFSTFCQFLSDFDQHYSTVQKIDIFEVKIKDVHCYFESFHDKMDYHPALNALKESWGIWLILHTDQINIHSDLTHLKEDLIQNLQDTSNKLLQGHSENVYDHIQQALGRTALHHQNKNKCDYGAKTYWKKASDSDNYYRAVALYNQAYITINLAKKGYKSEACSLLKEAEKTLDVYISETSRTLSFCSLSVTRDFEPHHSGSCNLQIQMQARMNLFNSWKQNIKNSLDMLGSGSGDFETVDLTLYSLSNEEDFVSSSELGLFRNYGLAVVFEVKQKPKFSFDALICCFLGVVQVVAGVLVCTLSLGSMSSFGLGLISEGVSDMINGVMGMINGTFDWASWAISKAISIGISLVCGGFSVLKRSFSAVKNAASNILNGTTSLKSVACNALKSGKNMFVSACKSTKSMVSSMKNLTWTAVKPTLKHSSKYAVQELAIQGVNTALNTGIDVALQKTFHQVFLNTFKESVCSKLHENKEFVRALTDFISSGIPKAALQKRSGSYRISETLKNKMTDYMDVKTKSVIYDLLVNCKHIHQVINILSQVWDKSAEHVAHRPHTNIFLTAASMSTSGYEMYYSIPTKRTIDCNFVPALLKSMHEEALFKTYDNDGRDKLEDVERLKIHFIDKISEVFSQIMVEKFSGSATSLFTKTFTRQLNSATGKVVGNLLGRHETQRFFDSQHHHRDLKSITECKERSVNEEELNQLTCFATKITDEQKPATALEVLVLTKSNLLDGKGICLSVVDHKGNLLTYENYPGTDPAAGNINLVLTKTPQTSPGSRGILSNLNDKVMGKDTPQSGHISIIRPDGSRETVNSSNQNCLYHAIIQATTNDPKVDLNQKAVELRHKLQHEQICSRGKKWQFNNNHDTETLSGMILANPYKYAKAVKIQIKFDRTNSSNKFKIEAGLKEEDEKAYKAYKENKDEITIIDEYKLGEVDTYGKLSAKKKPTPGVVEADHIPPKNSLWELRNILINGVEKRESLEQKNKALYDLVMNNKDNNEMDQNNNDNNKAYKNYGRQLISMNTLYWDHRRALTTGNSHESKA
- the LOC132849137 gene encoding uncharacterized protein LOC132849137 isoform X2 is translated as MGNQEGKLTIHNKTQYKWTACMETQEPWPFPDTYLTFTVGGYGRQDVNLIAPIAFLGTYYIKVKYGECSEIECYKNPDLWYMFDPNGDSYFTIRESGDHKQIHLDCNRHYEKKKPTCPNYGKIEDDAREEEERREREKQRRQAQLEHEKRIEEQIRRESELAAEKLSRARETLKEKQRLRGHELHHQTHVMQQPLEAEIEIDEVSEIEKKFSDLLCEYQITDEEDSEETLEDRMKTLQNELMVEYCKKHNLTSSCVFSFDTAVGYETLPLHDRLTVLETVLQLVFEEDENDHTHKHDRDFLLDVLELLQDDHPSLAFNLLQNVLQTDMQLSTQSKEILCHIAFNNTWKLAEITDFMRYVVRNDKDQVQAILHIAQTYKLEYGNVLNALDKSDPLRWLKGYVDTERQNNADTIISEMRNSNYPENVLTILEDVLVYLERELPKCKRTHLHKNDIQSVKKMVKELDFTNPDRQVLKSVLVQMSLAVKMCSAVTIQKGKEEKVIEGYLPRLTQIAALVVFLLRKSKTNTGCLLEIGTGEGKSCILAMLAVIHAMRGVKVDIVTSSPVLARRDLEEWSKLYKMFDITSSAVPPVLNDVSSEELEELTQGAYKQDVVYSTVGTFAADTLKQEFEKKTTRGDRRFEMVLVDEVDYMTLDNGVQITFLSHESSGLQHLEQVLASIWAIISACRPIEVEKTEETMWATRVQSFHTAALIAMIGSDKNDKFSPLEILLPGIELGFYSEEDFENLKESINEEGEKEQGDIENEAWKTIMAKTGIEQQYDLLNVLEMGMEDKVAFNCYSYQPETRKVTQFREKKTKTDQNINMLLLENGKACEILSENVLIEATVSQLKSKIKYSRQCSSEEDKESLVIPSFLEKYLENQLPLFVENALKAIQMTKGREYMIERSLKAQGLDVDEDDQHLYHAIIPVDFQASGMLEKRKRWGDGLQQFLEMKHQLTLSPLSNVTNYMSNSNFFKRYLMGKGIFGVSGTLGGDADKGFLARHYKTDSYVIPPHQRQKVTELPAVQVGGGTDQWIQTICATVSKVSKRGQVVLVVCEDVNTANVLNDKIAAETKHSVTMYTMSERHNIENQEFGKGRIIITTNLGGRGTDIKVTEEVNRCGGLFVLLTYFTNNRRVEKQVFGRTGRKGTPGMVQVILNHDRLAMAYRGHSIEVMRELREEYEVNRIKEMEKEKLAEIEMKEELFSTFCQFLSDFDQHYSTVQKIDIFEVKIKDVHCYFESFHDKMDYHPALNALKESWGIWLILHTDQINIHSDLTHLKEDLIQNLQDTSNKLLQGHSENVYDHIQQALGRTALHHQNKNKCDYGAKTYWKKASDSDNYYRAVALYNQAYITINLAKKGYKSEACSLLKEAEKTLDVYISETSRTLSFCSLSVTRDFEPHHSGSCNLQIQMQARMNLFNSWKQNIKNSLDMLGSGSGDFETVDLTLYSLSNEEDFVSSSELGLFRNYGLAVVFEVKQKPKFSFDALICCFLGVVQVVAGVLVCTLSLGSMSSFGLGLISEGVSDMINGVMGMINGTFDWASWAISKAISIGISLVCGGFSVLKRSFSAVKNAASNILNGTTSLKSVACNALKSGKNMFVSACKSTKSMVSSMKNLTWTAVKPTLKHSSKYAVQELAIQGVNTALNTGIDVALQKTFHQVFLNTFKESVCSKLHENKEFVRALTDFISSGIPKAALQKRSGSYRISETLKNKMTDYMDVKTKSVIYDLLVNCKHIHQVINILSQVWDKSAEHVAHRPHTNIFLTAASMSTSGYEMYYSIPTKRTIDCNFVPALLKSMHEEALFKTYDNDGRDKLEDVERLKIHFIDKISEVFSQIMVEKFSGSATSLFTKTFTRQLNSATGKVVGNLLGRHETQRFFDSQHHHRDLKSITECKERSVNEEELNQLTCFATKITDEQKPATALEVLVLTKSNLLDGKGICLSVVDHKGNLLTYENYPGTDPAAGNINLVLTKTPQTSPGSRGILSNLNDKVMGKDTPQSGHISIIRPDGSRETVNSSNQNCLYHAIIQATTNDPKVDLNQKAVELRHKLQHEILANPYKYAKAVKIQIKFDRTNSSNKFKIEAGLKEEDEKAYKAYKENKDEITIIDEYKLGEVDTYGKLSAKKKPTPGVVEADHIPPKNSLWELRNILINGVEKRESLEQKNKALYDLVMNNKDNNEMDQNNNDNNKAYKNYGRQLISMNTLYWDHRRALTTGNSHESKACRELLTDTFGNGDVVKALKMSLIMAHPVSSDYIRAELAKVSSGPDNNTPKSQVKGGTDQSKKMASGLTPDNTNKYYKDGFKNTIKVYKEMKVIDQNQETRLMAWVEDDKYLWGKNVDIIITFCDYKLSQNSQARTKKRNSSRSKVLGESVPNQSGVPDDQVLHTEILDKNKIHKFAERDVD
- the LOC132849137 gene encoding uncharacterized protein LOC132849137 isoform X1, encoding MGNQEGKLTIHNKTQYKWTACMETQEPWPFPDTYLTFTVGGYGRQDVNLIAPIAFLGTYYIKVKYGECSEIECYKNPDLWYMFDPNGDSYFTIRESGDHKQIHLDCNRHYEKKKPTCPNYGKIEDDAREEEERREREKQRRQAQLEHEKRIEEQIRRESELAAEKLSRARETLKEKQRLRGHELHHQTHVMQQPLEAEIEIDEVSEIEKKFSDLLCEYQITDEEDSEETLEDRMKTLQNELMVEYCKKHNLTSSCVFSFDTAVGYETLPLHDRLTVLETVLQLVFEEDENDHTHKHDRDFLLDVLELLQDDHPSLAFNLLQNVLQTDMQLSTQSKEILCHIAFNNTWKLAEITDFMRYVVRNDKDQVQAILHIAQTYKLEYGNVLNALDKSDPLRWLKGYVDTERQNNADTIISEMRNSNYPENVLTILEDVLVYLERELPKCKRTHLHKNDIQSVKKMVKELDFTNPDRQVLKSVLVQMSLAVKMCSAVTIQKGKEEKVIEGYLPRLTQIAALVVFLLRKSKTNTGCLLEIGTGEGKSCILAMLAVIHAMRGVKVDIVTSSPVLARRDLEEWSKLYKMFDITSSAVPPVLNDVSSEELEELTQGAYKQDVVYSTVGTFAADTLKQEFEKKTTRGDRRFEMVLVDEVDYMTLDNGVQITFLSHESSGLQHLEQVLASIWAIISACRPIEVEKTEETMWATRVQSFHTAALIAMIGSDKNDKFSPLEILLPGIELGFYSEEDFENLKESINEEGEKEQGDIENEAWKTIMAKTGIEQQYDLLNVLEMGMEDKVAFNCYSYQPETRKVTQFREKKTKTDQNINMLLLENGKACEILSENVLIEATVSQLKSKIKYSRQCSSEEDKESLVIPSFLEKYLENQLPLFVENALKAIQMTKGREYMIERSLKAQGLDVDEDDQHLYHAIIPVDFQASGMLEKRKRWGDGLQQFLEMKHQLTLSPLSNVTNYMSNSNFFKRYLMGKGIFGVSGTLGGDADKGFLARHYKTDSYVIPPHQRQKVTELPAVQVGGGTDQWIQTICATVSKVSKRGQVVLVVCEDVNTANVLNDKIAAETKHSVTMYTMSERHNIENQEFGKGRIIITTNLGGRGTDIKVTEEVNRCGGLFVLLTYFTNNRRVEKQVFGRTGRKGTPGMVQVILNHDRLAMAYRGHSIEVMRELREEYEVNRIKEMEKEKLAEIEMKEELFSTFCQFLSDFDQHYSTVQKIDIFEVKIKDVHCYFESFHDKMDYHPALNALKESWGIWLILHTDQINIHSDLTHLKEDLIQNLQDTSNKLLQGHSENVYDHIQQALGRTALHHQNKNKCDYGAKTYWKKASDSDNYYRAVALYNQAYITINLAKKGYKSEACSLLKEAEKTLDVYISETSRTLSFCSLSVTRDFEPHHSGSCNLQIQMQARMNLFNSWKQNIKNSLDMLGSGSGDFETVDLTLYSLSNEEDFVSSSELGLFRNYGLAVVFEVKQKPKFSFDALICCFLGVVQVVAGVLVCTLSLGSMSSFGLGLISEGVSDMINGVMGMINGTFDWASWAISKAISIGISLVCGGFSVLKRSFSAVKNAASNILNGTTSLKSVACNALKSGKNMFVSACKSTKSMVSSMKNLTWTAVKPTLKHSSKYAVQELAIQGVNTALNTGIDVALQKTFHQVFLNTFKESVCSKLHENKEFVRALTDFISSGIPKAALQKRSGSYRISETLKNKMTDYMDVKTKSVIYDLLVNCKHIHQVINILSQVWDKSAEHVAHRPHTNIFLTAASMSTSGYEMYYSIPTKRTIDCNFVPALLKSMHEEALFKTYDNDGRDKLEDVERLKIHFIDKISEVFSQIMVEKFSGSATSLFTKTFTRQLNSATGKVVGNLLGRHETQRFFDSQHHHRDLKSITECKERSVNEEELNQLTCFATKITDEQKPATALEVLVLTKSNLLDGKGICLSVVDHKGNLLTYENYPGTDPAAGNINLVLTKTPQTSPGSRGILSNLNDKVMGKDTPQSGHISIIRPDGSRETVNSSNQNCLYHAIIQATTNDPKVDLNQKAVELRHKLQHEQICSRGKKWQFNNNHDTETLSGMILANPYKYAKAVKIQIKFDRTNSSNKFKIEAGLKEEDEKAYKAYKENKDEITIIDEYKLGEVDTYGKLSAKKKPTPGVVEADHIPPKNSLWELRNILINGVEKRESLEQKNKALYDLVMNNKDNNEMDQNNNDNNKAYKNYGRQLISMNTLYWDHRRALTTGNSHESKACRELLTDTFGNGDVVKALKMSLIMAHPVSSDYIRAELAKVSSGPDNNTPKSQVKGGTDQSKKMASGLTPDNTNKYYKDGFKNTIKVYKEMKVIDQNQETRLMAWVEDDKYLWGKNVDIIITFCDYKLSQNSQARTKKRNSSRSKVLGESVPNQSGVPDDQVLHTEILDKNKIHKFAERDVD